In Alicyclobacillus macrosporangiidus CPP55, a single window of DNA contains:
- a CDS encoding DUF512 domain-containing protein has product MPKIQRIHPGSLAEELELEPGDELLKINGQPIRDIVDLQFALAAEEIELEVKKRDGEIWVLEVEKGYDEGLGVDWEHPTVDRVRLCHNKCVFCFVDQIPSNMRQTLNVRDDDYRLSFLHGNFVTLTNVKDEELERIIRLKMSPLNISVHTTNPELRVRMLANRRSGEILRQIDLLAKGGIEMNTQVVLCPGWNDGDELDRTIRELAPFYPAVRTLSVVPVGLTKHRRGLHKLRPYTPEEARQVIEQVTRWQEHFQETLGVSFVHVADEFYVLADVPVPPARFYDEFAQTENGVGVIRTFLDELEEVWPRVPRRLQREPRRVGVITGVSAQKVIRESLERLSGVPGLVTRVFPIVNDFYGHHVTVTGLITGTDIVQQLQGQVNDLDTLLLPDIMLKDDADVFLDDYTVQRVEEELSLPVTVVPATGSGLLFGAMGYTQSLPPRRRYEATLRVMEAPQEEPPLAASNG; this is encoded by the coding sequence GTGCCGAAAATCCAGCGCATTCATCCCGGCTCCCTCGCAGAAGAATTGGAACTGGAGCCGGGCGACGAACTGTTGAAGATAAACGGGCAACCCATTCGGGATATCGTGGACCTTCAGTTCGCACTCGCCGCAGAAGAGATCGAACTTGAGGTCAAGAAACGGGATGGCGAGATCTGGGTGCTCGAGGTGGAAAAGGGATACGACGAGGGGCTCGGGGTCGATTGGGAGCACCCGACGGTCGACCGCGTGCGTCTGTGCCACAACAAGTGCGTCTTTTGCTTTGTCGATCAAATTCCGTCCAACATGCGCCAGACGCTGAACGTTCGGGACGACGACTACCGGCTTTCGTTCCTGCATGGGAACTTCGTCACATTGACCAACGTCAAGGACGAAGAATTGGAGCGCATCATCCGCTTGAAGATGTCTCCCTTGAATATCTCCGTGCACACCACCAACCCGGAATTGCGCGTGCGAATGCTGGCCAACCGGCGGTCGGGCGAAATCCTCCGCCAGATCGACCTACTCGCTAAGGGCGGCATCGAGATGAACACCCAGGTGGTGCTGTGTCCAGGTTGGAACGATGGTGACGAGTTGGACCGGACCATTCGTGAACTGGCGCCTTTTTATCCTGCCGTCCGGACCCTGTCGGTGGTACCGGTCGGCCTGACGAAACACCGCCGCGGCCTCCACAAACTGCGCCCCTACACGCCCGAGGAAGCCCGACAGGTGATCGAACAGGTCACCCGTTGGCAGGAACACTTCCAGGAGACCCTCGGTGTGTCGTTCGTGCACGTGGCCGACGAATTTTACGTGCTCGCCGACGTTCCGGTGCCGCCGGCCCGGTTTTACGACGAGTTCGCGCAGACCGAGAACGGCGTCGGCGTCATCCGCACGTTCCTCGACGAACTGGAAGAGGTGTGGCCGCGCGTGCCGCGCAGGCTGCAGCGGGAACCTCGCCGCGTCGGTGTCATCACTGGCGTGTCCGCCCAAAAAGTGATCCGCGAGTCGTTGGAACGCTTGTCGGGCGTCCCCGGATTGGTCACCCGGGTGTTTCCGATTGTCAACGATTTTTACGGACACCATGTCACCGTGACGGGGCTCATCACCGGCACAGATATCGTGCAGCAGCTTCAGGGACAGGTGAACGACCTGGACACGCTGCTGTTACCGGACATCATGCTCAAGGACGATGCGGACGTGTTTCTCGACGACTACACCGTGCAACGGGTGGAGGAGGAGTTGTCCCTGCCTGTCACGGTGGTCCCGGCGACCGGGAGCGGACTGCTGTTCGGCGCCATGGGATATACGCAATCACTTCCGCCTCGACGGCGGTACGAGGCGACCTTGCGGGTGATGGAGGCTCCGCAGGAGGAGCCCCCGTTGGCCGCATCGAATGGCTGA